A single region of the Oscillatoria salina IIICB1 genome encodes:
- a CDS encoding YbaB/EbfC family nucleoid-associated protein produces the protein MSEGKGFGFGLGKMKELTEAFKKAQQVQQGAQQLQQELEQMEIEGQSPDGLVKVVVSGNQEPRRVEISPDAIAQGAESLSQLVTLAMKDAYDKSTETMRSRMEELTSGLNIPGM, from the coding sequence ATGAGTGAAGGAAAAGGATTCGGTTTCGGTTTGGGGAAAATGAAAGAACTTACCGAAGCATTTAAAAAAGCGCAACAAGTTCAACAAGGGGCGCAACAACTCCAACAAGAATTGGAGCAAATGGAAATTGAAGGACAAAGCCCCGATGGACTGGTCAAAGTAGTAGTTAGTGGGAACCAAGAACCTCGTCGGGTGGAAATATCTCCTGACGCGATCGCCCAAGGAGCAGAATCTCTTTCTCAATTGGTGACTCTGGCGATGAAAGACGCTTATGATAAATCGACAGAAACCATGCGTAGCCGTATGGAAGAACTCACTAGTGGTTTGAATATTCCGGGTATGTAA